One genomic region from Ornithinimicrobium flavum encodes:
- the obgE gene encoding GTPase ObgE, which translates to MANFVDRVVLHLRAGNGGHGVASVHSEKFKPLGGPDGGNGGRGGDIVLRVDPQVTTLIDYHHGPHRSAPNGKPGEGSERNGAQGEDLILPVPSGTVVTTRSGEVLADLVGEGAEYVAARGGRGGLGNKALASPRRKAPGFALLGEPGEESEVVLELKTLADVALIGFPSAGKSSLVSVLSAARPKIADYPFTTLVPNLGVVTAGGERFTIADVPGLIPGASEGKGLGLQFLRHVERCHVLVHVIDCATLEPGRDPLTDLEVIEAELAAYVPHGQLGGIPLAERVRVVVLNKADVPEARELAEMVRPDLEEQGYEVHIVSAVAHHGLKDLTYALAGHVRRAREEQVVVAPSRVVVRPRAMDDQGFSVVREMTNDGEVFRVVGERPTRWVRQTDFSNDEAVGYLADRLGRLGVEDELLRAGAVAGSTVLIGPADDAVVFDWEPTMAGAGEVLGRRGTDLRLDERNRPTRAEKREAFHSKMDAAEAARQEMAAERRAGKWSDPEE; encoded by the coding sequence ATGGCCAACTTCGTCGACCGCGTCGTGCTGCACCTGCGCGCGGGGAACGGCGGCCATGGCGTCGCCTCGGTCCACAGCGAGAAGTTCAAGCCGCTCGGCGGTCCGGACGGGGGCAACGGCGGCCGGGGCGGGGACATCGTGCTGCGCGTCGACCCGCAGGTCACCACGCTCATCGACTACCACCACGGTCCGCACCGCAGCGCTCCCAACGGCAAGCCCGGTGAGGGGTCGGAGCGCAACGGCGCGCAGGGGGAGGACCTGATCCTGCCGGTGCCCAGCGGCACCGTCGTCACGACCCGCTCCGGGGAGGTCCTGGCGGACCTCGTGGGCGAGGGCGCCGAGTATGTCGCCGCCCGCGGCGGCCGCGGTGGGCTGGGCAACAAGGCCCTGGCCTCCCCCCGCCGCAAGGCACCCGGCTTCGCCCTGCTGGGCGAGCCGGGGGAGGAGAGCGAGGTCGTCCTCGAGCTCAAGACGCTCGCCGACGTGGCCCTCATCGGCTTCCCCTCCGCCGGCAAGTCCTCGCTGGTGAGCGTCCTGTCCGCGGCCAGGCCCAAGATCGCGGACTACCCCTTCACCACCCTGGTCCCCAACCTGGGCGTGGTGACGGCCGGCGGGGAGCGCTTCACCATCGCCGACGTGCCCGGGCTCATCCCCGGCGCGTCGGAGGGCAAGGGGCTGGGGCTGCAGTTCCTCCGGCACGTCGAGCGCTGCCACGTGCTCGTCCACGTCATCGACTGCGCCACCCTCGAGCCCGGGCGTGACCCCCTCACCGACCTGGAGGTCATCGAGGCCGAGCTGGCCGCCTACGTGCCCCACGGCCAGCTGGGGGGCATCCCCCTCGCCGAGCGGGTCCGGGTGGTCGTGCTCAACAAGGCCGACGTGCCGGAGGCGCGGGAGCTCGCCGAGATGGTGCGCCCCGACCTCGAGGAGCAGGGCTACGAGGTCCACATCGTCTCCGCCGTGGCGCACCACGGGCTCAAGGATCTGACCTACGCCCTCGCGGGGCACGTCAGGCGGGCCCGGGAGGAGCAGGTCGTCGTGGCGCCGAGCCGGGTCGTCGTGCGGCCCAGGGCGATGGACGACCAGGGCTTCTCCGTCGTGCGGGAGATGACCAACGACGGCGAGGTCTTCCGCGTGGTGGGGGAGCGGCCGACCCGGTGGGTGCGTCAGACCGACTTCAGCAACGACGAGGCCGTCGGCTACCTGGCGGACCGGCTCGGGCGGCTGGGCGTGGAGGACGAGCTGCTCAGGGCTGGGGCCGTGGCGGGCTCGACCGTGCTCATCGGACCTGCCGACGACGCGGTGGTCTTCGACTGGGAGCCGACGATGGCCGGGGCCGGCGAGGTCCTGGGCCGGCGTGGCACGGACCTGCGGCTCGACGAGCGCAACCGCCCGACCCGCGCCGAGAAGCGGGAGGCCTTCCACAGCAAGATGGACGCGGCCGAGGCTGCCCGCCAGGAGATGGCCGCGGAGCGGCGGGCCGGGAAGTGGTCCGACCCCGAGGAGTAG
- the rpmA gene encoding 50S ribosomal protein L27 — translation MATKKGASSTKNGRDSNAQRLGVKRYGGQVVGTGEILVRQRGTHFHPGEGVGRGGDDTLFALVPGVVEFGSKRGRKTVNIVAAEAATVDA, via the coding sequence ATGGCAACCAAGAAGGGTGCGTCCTCGACCAAGAACGGTCGTGACTCGAACGCCCAGCGCCTCGGCGTGAAGCGCTACGGCGGCCAGGTCGTCGGCACCGGCGAGATCCTCGTCCGTCAGCGCGGCACCCACTTCCACCCCGGTGAGGGTGTGGGCCGCGGCGGTGACGACACGCTGTTCGCGCTCGTCCCGGGCGTGGTGGAGTTCGGCTCCAAGCGTGGCCGCAAGACCGTGAACATCGTGGCCGCAGAGGCCGCGACCGTCGACGCCTGA
- the rplU gene encoding 50S ribosomal protein L21: MYAIVRAGGRQEKVSVGDMLTIDKVEAQAGDTVELAPLLLVDGSTVTSDADALGKVTVTAEVVGAAKGPKIVIQKFKNKTGYKKRQGHRQPLTQVKITAIDA; the protein is encoded by the coding sequence GTGTACGCGATCGTCCGTGCCGGCGGCCGTCAGGAGAAGGTCTCCGTCGGTGACATGCTGACCATCGACAAGGTCGAGGCGCAGGCCGGCGACACCGTCGAGCTCGCCCCCCTGCTGCTGGTCGACGGGTCCACCGTCACCTCCGACGCCGACGCGCTCGGCAAGGTCACGGTGACCGCCGAGGTCGTCGGCGCCGCCAAGGGCCCCAAGATCGTCATCCAGAAGTTCAAGAACAAGACCGGTTACAAGAAGCGGCAGGGCCACCGCCAGCCGCTGACCCAGGTCAAGATCACCGCGATCGACGCCTGA
- a CDS encoding Rne/Rng family ribonuclease has translation MSDEITTEQSTTGEEDTQGAASTGSADDRAARAAELAAAAQALFTSGGGVPGASTDGADDLGGVPARAAAGPADEDVDDEDDHDDEDEDGEDGEDGEDGEDGEDGEDGEDGEDEPGDVGSGAVAPPPVMPSFGLVFQAPDLSDLPRRRSRRATAAVTSPSAPAHGGSGPQDPTGVEDRDRDDRDQDDSDRERDDRDGDDLDDDQGSGRGRSRRRRGGKGRRTRGGGEDGTGQGDTGDAADGGDGAAAQDEDKDAGGPGSSGGSRRTRSRGRGSASGGGRPSPGDADGAPDGEGPEGSGEDADEAGSGTRRRRRRSRSGQTERTAQDEVTSVKGSTRLEAKRQRRREGREAGRRRTVITEAEFLARRESVDRVMVVRGLEDRTQIAVLEDGVPVEHYVSRSAQSTMAGNVYLGRVQNVLPSMEAAFVDIGKGRNAVLYAGEVNWDAAGMSGGEPRRIENALKSGESVLVQVTKDPIGHKGARLTSQVSLPGRFLVYVPGNSMTGISRKLPENERARLKKILKEVVPDDAGVIVRTAAEGASEAELRADVERLTAAWERIQARSNSANAPALLHGEPDMTVRVIRDVFNEDFSKLVVSGEQAWDEVKHYIDGVAPDLADRVEKYTGSADVFTTYRVHEAIAKAMDRKVWLPSGGSLVIDRTEAMTVVDVNTGKFTGSGGNLEETVTKNNIEAAEEIVRQLRLRDIGGIIVIDFIDMVLEANRDLVVRRLLECLGRDRTKHQVAEVTSLGLVQMTRKRVGSGLIEVFSETCAHCAGRARRRADRARRARRWGGQIERVRQRLGRELLGQLPPRAWEGSGRQHRHDLDGGQERPAPPTPTAPPRRRSLPRPTPPRCRWVAPRRSPTTSPGPPSTVWGRAWRATGRSGLPSLRRPRQLPSPSRPPGPRRPSRPSGPRRPSRPPSPSPSRPPSPSPSPPLRPSDAVADAWWHRPAPRREPPRTTRPQLPAPPAAEFGPGAMRTVVWCVGSPRVLRDRSRRRRHRATARPGPPRELRTPPRLSRK, from the coding sequence GTGTCTGACGAGATCACCACAGAGCAGAGCACGACCGGCGAGGAAGACACCCAGGGCGCAGCGTCCACGGGCTCGGCCGACGACCGCGCGGCCCGCGCCGCCGAGCTGGCTGCGGCCGCCCAGGCGCTCTTCACCTCCGGCGGGGGAGTGCCGGGTGCGTCCACGGACGGTGCCGACGACCTCGGGGGTGTCCCGGCCCGGGCCGCTGCCGGTCCCGCCGACGAGGATGTTGACGACGAGGACGACCACGACGACGAGGACGAGGACGGCGAGGACGGCGAGGACGGCGAGGACGGCGAGGACGGCGAGGACGGCGAGGACGGCGAGGACGGCGAGGACGAGCCCGGGGACGTGGGGTCCGGTGCCGTGGCGCCGCCGCCGGTCATGCCCTCCTTCGGTCTGGTGTTCCAGGCCCCGGACCTCAGCGACCTGCCCCGTCGACGTTCGCGCCGCGCGACCGCTGCGGTCACCTCCCCCTCCGCGCCGGCGCACGGGGGGAGCGGGCCGCAGGACCCGACGGGGGTCGAGGACCGCGACCGGGACGACCGGGACCAGGACGACAGCGACCGGGAGCGGGACGACCGCGACGGGGACGATCTCGACGACGACCAGGGCTCCGGCCGCGGCCGGAGCCGCCGCCGCCGCGGGGGCAAGGGCCGCCGCACGCGCGGCGGGGGCGAGGACGGCACGGGGCAGGGCGACACGGGCGACGCGGCGGACGGGGGCGACGGGGCCGCAGCTCAGGACGAGGACAAGGACGCGGGCGGACCCGGATCCTCCGGGGGCTCCCGCCGGACGCGCAGCCGTGGCCGAGGGTCGGCCTCGGGAGGGGGCCGCCCGTCGCCCGGCGACGCCGACGGCGCGCCGGACGGCGAGGGACCGGAGGGGTCGGGCGAGGACGCGGACGAGGCCGGCAGCGGCACGCGGCGCCGCCGCCGCCGCAGCCGCAGCGGGCAGACGGAGCGCACCGCCCAGGACGAGGTGACCTCGGTCAAGGGGTCCACCCGCCTGGAGGCCAAGCGCCAGCGCCGCCGGGAGGGCCGGGAGGCCGGTCGCAGGCGCACCGTCATCACCGAGGCCGAGTTCCTCGCCCGGCGGGAGAGCGTCGACCGGGTGATGGTCGTCCGGGGCCTGGAGGACCGCACCCAGATCGCGGTGCTGGAGGACGGCGTCCCCGTCGAGCACTACGTGTCCCGGTCCGCCCAGAGCACGATGGCCGGCAACGTCTACCTCGGCCGGGTGCAGAACGTCCTGCCCTCCATGGAGGCAGCCTTCGTCGACATCGGCAAGGGGCGCAACGCCGTCCTGTACGCCGGTGAGGTCAACTGGGACGCCGCCGGGATGTCGGGGGGCGAGCCCAGGCGCATCGAGAACGCCCTGAAGTCCGGCGAGTCCGTGCTGGTGCAGGTCACCAAGGACCCGATCGGTCACAAGGGCGCCCGGCTCACCTCGCAGGTCTCCCTGCCGGGTCGCTTCCTGGTCTACGTCCCGGGCAACTCGATGACCGGCATCTCCCGCAAGCTGCCGGAGAACGAGCGGGCGCGGCTGAAGAAGATCCTCAAGGAGGTCGTGCCGGACGACGCGGGCGTGATCGTCCGCACCGCGGCCGAGGGTGCCTCCGAGGCCGAGCTGCGGGCCGACGTGGAGCGGCTCACGGCTGCCTGGGAGCGCATCCAGGCCCGCAGCAACAGCGCCAACGCCCCCGCCCTGCTGCACGGGGAGCCCGACATGACGGTCCGGGTCATCCGGGACGTCTTCAACGAGGACTTCAGCAAGCTCGTGGTGTCCGGCGAGCAGGCCTGGGACGAGGTCAAGCACTACATCGACGGTGTGGCACCGGACCTGGCGGACCGCGTCGAGAAGTACACCGGCAGCGCCGACGTCTTCACCACCTACCGGGTGCACGAGGCCATCGCCAAGGCCATGGACCGCAAGGTGTGGCTGCCCTCCGGCGGCTCCCTGGTCATCGACCGCACCGAGGCGATGACCGTCGTCGACGTCAACACCGGGAAGTTCACCGGCTCCGGGGGCAACCTGGAGGAGACGGTCACCAAGAACAACATCGAGGCCGCCGAGGAGATCGTCCGGCAGCTGCGGCTGCGCGACATCGGCGGCATCATCGTCATCGACTTCATCGACATGGTCCTGGAGGCCAACCGGGACCTGGTGGTGCGACGGCTCCTGGAGTGCCTGGGCCGGGACCGCACCAAGCACCAGGTCGCCGAGGTGACCTCGCTGGGGCTGGTGCAGATGACGCGCAAGCGCGTGGGCTCCGGTCTCATCGAGGTCTTCTCCGAGACCTGCGCCCACTGCGCGGGCCGCGCGCGTCGTCGTGCAGACCGAGCCCGTCGGGCGCGGCGGTGGGGAGGACAGATCGAACGGGTCCGGCAACGGCTCGGCCGCGAGCTCCTCGGGCAGCTCCCGCCGCGGGCGTGGGAAGGGTCGGGCCGCCAGCACCGGCACGACCTCGATGGAGGGCAAGAACGTCCTGCCCCCCCAACCCCAACGGCCCCACCCCGGCGCAGATCGCTGCCGCGGCCCACGCCGCCGCGATGCAGGTGGGTGGCTCCTCGGAGGTCGCCGACGACGTCGCCCGGGCCACCCTCGACGGTATGGGGACGAGCGTGGAGGGCGACAGGCAGGAGCGGTCTTCCGAGCCTGCGGCGCCCGAGGCAGCTGCCCAGCCCGAGCCGGCCCCCCGGCCCGAGGCGGCCGAGCAGGCCTTCCGGCCCGAGGCGGCCGAGCAGGCCCCCCAGCCCGAGCCCGAGCCGGCCCCCGAGCCCCAGCCCGAGCCCGCCCCTGCGCCCAAGCGACGCCGTCGCGGACGCGTGGTGGCACCGGCCGGCCCCCCGACGGGAGCCACCGAGGACGACGCGTCCTCAGCTCCCGGCACCACCGGCGGCTGAGTTTGGTCCCGGGGCGATGCGCACGGTAGTCTGGTGCGTCGGTTCGCCCCGGGTCCTCCGGGACCGGTCTCGCAGACGTCGACACCGCGCGACGGCTCGACCCGGACCGCCCCGGGAGCTACGTACCCCACCCAGACTGAGCAGGAAGTGA
- a CDS encoding TIGR03936 family radical SAM-associated protein, with amino-acid sequence MAGSRRVPEGPDPDPAVQKLRVRYAKRGRMRFTSTRDFQRALERAVRRAGLPMAYSGGFHPHPKISYANAAPTGAASEAEYVEISLTRALDPASVVPLLDAALPDGLDVLEVADAADLPGALADRLEGSLWALRFRAQEAGIDAAGMRSAVAAFLDRGELHVTRMMKKGPRDLDVRAAVLDLAVVGHREVDGPPELRSVPVEEGDVVLLASVRHTTPTVRPEEIWGALRQVAAVELPRPVSTRLRQGPVHGQDVAASLGG; translated from the coding sequence ATGGCCGGTTCCCGACGCGTCCCCGAGGGCCCTGACCCCGATCCCGCCGTGCAGAAGCTGCGGGTCCGCTACGCCAAGCGCGGGCGGATGCGTTTCACCTCCACCCGGGACTTCCAGCGCGCCCTGGAGCGGGCCGTGCGCAGGGCCGGGTTGCCGATGGCCTACTCGGGTGGTTTCCACCCGCACCCCAAGATCTCCTACGCCAACGCCGCGCCGACGGGGGCCGCGTCGGAGGCGGAGTACGTCGAGATCTCCCTGACCCGGGCCCTCGACCCCGCCTCCGTGGTGCCCCTGCTGGACGCCGCCCTGCCGGACGGGCTGGACGTCCTCGAGGTCGCCGACGCCGCCGACCTCCCGGGGGCGCTCGCCGACCGGCTCGAGGGCAGCCTGTGGGCCCTGCGGTTCCGTGCCCAGGAGGCAGGGATCGACGCGGCCGGTATGCGGTCCGCCGTCGCCGCGTTCCTGGACCGGGGGGAGCTCCACGTCACCCGCATGATGAAGAAGGGCCCGCGCGACCTGGACGTCCGGGCGGCCGTCCTGGACCTCGCGGTCGTCGGGCACCGGGAGGTCGACGGTCCGCCGGAGCTGCGCAGCGTCCCGGTCGAGGAGGGGGACGTGGTCCTCCTGGCCAGCGTCCGACACACCACCCCCACGGTGCGGCCGGAGGAGATCTGGGGTGCCCTGCGGCAGGTGGCCGCCGTGGAGCTGCCCCGCCCCGTCAGCACCCGGTTGCGTCAGGGGCCGGTGCACGGGCAGGACGTCGCCGCGTCACTGGGCGGGTGA
- the serC gene encoding 3-phosphoserine/phosphohydroxythreonine transaminase, which translates to MRVYNFSAGPATMPLEVLERAREEMTDWRGSGMSVMEMSHRSPEFVGIAAEAEARMRSLLGVPDDYAVLFLQGGATGQFAAVPLNLTAEGAGAAYLNTGAWSKKAIGEARKYLDVQVLADEKESNYSTVPSQDRLQVPPGAAYLHYTLNETIGGVEFPYVPDAGGVPLVTDASSTILSRPLDVSRFGVVYAGAQKNLGPSGLVVSIVRRDLLGRARPQTPGVLDWTAMAEADSMLNTPPTLAWYLLGLVLEWVEDQGGLTAMAERNRAKADLLYGTIDASGFYSNPVAPEARSWMNVPFLVPDPDLEKPFVAAAAEAGLSGLAGHRSVGGMRASIYNAMPVEGVQALVDFMTDFEQTNG; encoded by the coding sequence GTGCGCGTCTACAACTTCTCCGCCGGCCCCGCCACCATGCCGCTCGAGGTGCTCGAGCGAGCGCGGGAGGAGATGACCGACTGGCGCGGGTCGGGGATGTCGGTGATGGAGATGTCGCACCGCAGCCCGGAGTTCGTGGGGATCGCCGCCGAGGCCGAGGCCCGGATGCGTTCCCTGCTGGGGGTGCCGGACGACTACGCGGTCCTCTTCCTGCAGGGCGGGGCCACCGGTCAGTTCGCGGCCGTCCCCCTCAACCTCACCGCCGAGGGTGCCGGCGCGGCCTACCTCAACACCGGCGCCTGGTCGAAGAAGGCGATCGGCGAGGCCCGGAAGTACCTCGACGTGCAGGTGCTGGCGGACGAGAAGGAGTCCAACTACTCCACCGTGCCGTCGCAGGACAGACTCCAGGTGCCGCCGGGCGCGGCCTACCTGCACTACACCCTGAACGAGACGATCGGCGGCGTGGAGTTCCCCTACGTCCCGGACGCGGGAGGGGTCCCGCTCGTCACCGACGCCAGCTCGACGATCCTGTCGAGGCCGCTCGACGTCTCGCGGTTCGGCGTCGTCTACGCCGGCGCCCAGAAGAACCTCGGCCCCTCCGGCCTGGTCGTGTCCATCGTCCGCAGGGACCTCCTGGGTCGGGCCCGGCCGCAGACCCCCGGGGTGCTGGACTGGACCGCCATGGCGGAGGCCGACTCCATGCTCAACACCCCGCCCACGCTCGCGTGGTACCTCCTCGGGCTCGTCCTGGAGTGGGTCGAGGACCAGGGTGGCCTGACCGCGATGGCCGAGCGCAACCGCGCCAAGGCCGACCTGCTCTACGGAACGATCGACGCCTCGGGCTTCTACTCCAACCCGGTGGCCCCGGAGGCACGGTCCTGGATGAACGTGCCGTTCCTCGTGCCCGACCCCGACCTGGAGAAGCCGTTCGTGGCGGCGGCCGCCGAGGCCGGGCTCTCCGGTCTGGCCGGCCACCGCAGCGTCGGCGGGATGCGGGCCTCCATCTACAACGCCATGCCTGTCGAGGGCGTCCAGGCCCTCGTGGACTTCATGACCGACTTCGAGCAGACGAACGGCTGA
- a CDS encoding phosphoglycerate dehydrogenase: MSNGTFPIRTLNAISPVGLQRLDRDVFDLGTDIAEPRGILVRSADLHSMEIPDSLYAVARAGAGTNNIPVDALAARGIVVFNTPGANANAVKELVVAGMLLAARNLYHAADYTRDLVAEQGLSGKELDAQVEAGKKQFAGFELPGKTLGVIGLGAIGVLVANQAQALGLRVLGYDPAITVERAWQLSPNVEQVESVEELFSRSDMITLHVPLVEGTTGLVSAERIAMMPRGAVVLNFARGGVVDEAAVIAALDSGHLHSYVNDFPTEAGAVHPRVITLPHLGASTGEAEDNCAVMAVDQLQDFLLHGNIRNSVNYPTVVMARTPGTTRLAIFNQNKPTMISQITSALGEAGLNVAEFTNKARGDVAYTLVDVEGEVRDELKEKILAIDGVIRARKI, from the coding sequence ATGAGCAACGGCACCTTCCCGATCCGGACCCTCAACGCGATCTCGCCGGTCGGCCTGCAGCGCCTCGACCGCGACGTCTTCGACCTCGGCACCGACATCGCCGAGCCGCGCGGGATCCTCGTCCGCTCCGCGGACCTGCACTCGATGGAGATCCCGGACAGCCTCTACGCGGTGGCCCGCGCCGGGGCCGGGACCAACAACATCCCGGTGGACGCGCTGGCCGCCCGGGGGATCGTCGTGTTCAACACCCCCGGGGCGAACGCCAACGCCGTCAAGGAGCTGGTCGTGGCCGGCATGCTGCTGGCGGCCCGGAACCTCTACCACGCGGCCGACTACACCCGGGACCTCGTCGCCGAGCAGGGTCTGTCCGGCAAGGAGCTGGACGCGCAGGTGGAGGCGGGCAAGAAGCAGTTCGCGGGCTTCGAGCTGCCCGGCAAGACCCTCGGCGTGATCGGCCTGGGTGCGATCGGGGTGCTCGTGGCCAACCAGGCCCAGGCCCTCGGGCTGCGGGTGCTCGGCTACGACCCCGCGATCACGGTCGAGCGGGCCTGGCAGCTCTCCCCCAACGTGGAGCAGGTCGAGTCCGTCGAGGAGCTGTTCTCCCGCTCCGACATGATCACCCTGCACGTCCCCCTGGTCGAGGGCACCACCGGCCTGGTGAGCGCCGAGCGGATCGCCATGATGCCCCGGGGCGCGGTCGTCCTCAACTTCGCCCGCGGCGGTGTCGTGGACGAGGCGGCGGTCATCGCGGCCCTGGACTCCGGGCACCTGCACTCCTACGTCAACGACTTCCCCACCGAGGCCGGGGCCGTCCACCCCCGGGTCATCACTCTGCCCCACCTGGGTGCCTCGACCGGCGAGGCGGAGGACAACTGCGCGGTGATGGCCGTGGACCAGCTGCAGGACTTCCTCCTGCACGGCAACATCCGCAACTCGGTGAACTACCCGACCGTCGTCATGGCGCGCACGCCCGGGACGACCCGGCTGGCCATCTTCAACCAGAACAAGCCGACCATGATCAGCCAGATCACCTCGGCCCTGGGTGAGGCCGGGCTCAACGTCGCCGAGTTCACCAACAAGGCCCGCGGCGACGTCGCGTACACCCTGGTCGACGTCGAGGGCGAGGTCAGGGACGAGCTGAAGGAGAAGATCCTGGCGATCGACGGCGTCATCCGGGCCCGCAAGATCTGA
- a CDS encoding AMP-dependent synthetase/ligase yields the protein MARLADETYDTAILEQRAVSVGHLFRDRVAKSPDREAFRYPEGEQWPSLTWAQTKERAYALAAGLIDLGVQPEERVALASSTRIEWVLSDLAVMCAGGATTTIYPTMLPDDVAFVITDSDSRVVIAEDQEQVDKVLSHREQLGGVLKIVVVDGSGDGGDVISFAELEQRGRARLETEPGVVDERIDGLTPEHLATIIYTSGTTGRPKGVRLPHSAWTYEGAAVDALQILSEDDLQYLWLPLAHVFGKLLLMLPLQMGFATAVDGRVEQIVPNLAVVRPTFMGAAPRIFEKAYGRITTMMADEGGVKAKLFGWAGGVGKEVAEIRAAGGEPGGLLKAKYGLADKLVLSKIRDRFGGRIRFFISGSAALNHDVGRWFDAMGLTIIEGYGLTESSAASFVNRPDPTRNRIGTVGWPLPGTEVRIAEDGEVLLRGPGIMTGYHQNDDATHESLQDGWLHTGDIGEVDEDGYLRITDRKKALFKTSGGKYVAPSYIESLFKGICPYASQLIVEGEHRNFVSALITLDPDSIAAWGAKNGMAGDSYAQIVTSDQTREMVQGYVDQLNAKLARHEQVKKFHILDHDLSVEEGDLTPSMKLKRKVVTQKYREELDAFYQG from the coding sequence ATGGCCCGACTGGCCGACGAGACCTACGACACCGCGATCCTCGAGCAGCGAGCGGTCAGCGTGGGTCACCTGTTCCGTGACCGGGTCGCCAAGAGCCCCGACCGCGAGGCGTTCCGCTACCCCGAGGGTGAGCAGTGGCCGTCCCTGACCTGGGCGCAGACCAAGGAGCGTGCCTACGCCCTGGCCGCGGGCCTCATCGACCTGGGGGTCCAGCCCGAGGAGCGGGTGGCGCTGGCCAGCTCGACCCGGATCGAGTGGGTCCTGTCCGACCTGGCCGTGATGTGCGCCGGCGGGGCGACGACGACGATCTACCCCACGATGCTGCCGGACGACGTGGCCTTCGTCATCACCGACTCCGACAGCCGCGTCGTCATCGCCGAGGACCAGGAGCAGGTCGACAAGGTCCTCTCGCACCGGGAGCAGCTGGGCGGCGTGCTCAAGATCGTCGTGGTCGACGGGAGCGGCGACGGCGGCGACGTCATCAGCTTCGCCGAGCTGGAGCAGCGGGGACGGGCGCGGCTCGAGACCGAGCCCGGGGTGGTCGACGAGCGGATCGACGGGCTGACCCCGGAGCACCTCGCCACCATCATCTACACCTCCGGCACCACCGGCCGACCCAAGGGCGTGCGGCTGCCGCACTCGGCGTGGACCTACGAGGGCGCCGCCGTGGACGCGCTGCAGATCCTGTCGGAGGACGACCTGCAGTACCTCTGGCTGCCGCTCGCGCACGTCTTCGGCAAGCTCCTGCTCATGCTGCCGCTGCAGATGGGCTTCGCGACCGCGGTGGACGGCCGGGTCGAGCAGATCGTCCCCAACCTCGCCGTCGTCAGGCCGACCTTCATGGGCGCCGCGCCGCGCATCTTCGAGAAGGCCTACGGCCGGATCACCACGATGATGGCCGACGAGGGAGGGGTCAAGGCCAAGCTCTTCGGCTGGGCCGGCGGCGTCGGTAAGGAGGTCGCGGAGATCCGCGCCGCGGGCGGTGAGCCCGGGGGCCTGCTCAAGGCGAAGTACGGCCTGGCCGACAAGCTGGTCCTCTCCAAGATCCGGGACCGTTTCGGCGGGCGGATCCGCTTCTTCATCTCAGGCTCGGCGGCGCTCAACCACGACGTGGGTCGCTGGTTCGACGCCATGGGGCTGACGATCATCGAGGGTTACGGTCTCACCGAGTCCAGCGCCGCCTCGTTCGTGAACCGGCCGGACCCGACGAGGAACAGGATCGGCACCGTCGGCTGGCCGCTGCCCGGCACCGAGGTGCGGATCGCCGAGGACGGCGAGGTGCTCCTGCGGGGCCCGGGGATCATGACCGGCTACCACCAGAACGACGACGCCACCCACGAGTCCCTGCAGGACGGCTGGCTGCACACCGGTGACATCGGTGAGGTCGACGAGGACGGCTACCTGCGGATCACCGACCGCAAGAAGGCCCTGTTCAAGACCTCGGGCGGCAAGTACGTCGCCCCGTCCTACATCGAGTCGCTCTTCAAGGGCATCTGCCCCTACGCCAGCCAGCTCATCGTGGAGGGCGAGCACCGCAACTTCGTCTCCGCGCTCATCACCCTCGACCCGGACTCCATCGCGGCGTGGGGAGCCAAGAACGGCATGGCGGGGGACAGCTACGCGCAGATCGTCACCTCCGACCAGACCCGCGAGATGGTCCAGGGCTACGTCGACCAGCTCAACGCCAAGCTCGCCCGCCACGAGCAGGTCAAGAAGTTCCACATCCTCGACCACGACCTGTCCGTGGAGGAGGGTGACCTCACCCCGAGCATGAAGCTCAAGCGCAAGGTGGTCACCCAGAAGTACCGGGAGGAGCTGGACGCCTTCTACCAGGGCTGA